Proteins encoded within one genomic window of Dyadobacter chenhuakuii:
- a CDS encoding outer membrane beta-barrel protein, with translation MRSELYLKYAVLNALILVFSFLTAQEAAAQNRSGKYINPFGVMSVTAGVGVAYYMGDLSDGVNMKHLGLGPSISVGGLYRLTEHVSARGELRFYKVSADQKYSKNAQNNLSFKTFNPDINLGIQAELFSFNSQPRVNPYLFGGLGFTLLNPKAKIDGEWVNLAPLTTEGVKYKRLPLVFTAGIGVSIKTTERLSLGLELCNNFINSDYLDDVSTVYPNPDHLPSDLARRLSDRSPEIGLDPRQPGWNRGSAKNKDSYLFLQVRGTYSIGNRMQAKERRKTRCPKF, from the coding sequence ATGAGAAGTGAGCTTTACCTGAAATATGCTGTTTTAAATGCGTTAATCCTGGTCTTTTCATTCCTGACCGCACAGGAAGCCGCAGCGCAGAACCGCTCCGGCAAATACATCAATCCATTTGGTGTCATGAGCGTAACGGCCGGTGTAGGCGTTGCATATTATATGGGAGACCTGTCGGACGGTGTGAACATGAAGCATTTGGGATTGGGGCCGTCCATTTCAGTTGGAGGACTTTACAGGCTGACAGAGCACGTCAGCGCGCGCGGAGAACTGAGGTTTTATAAGGTTTCAGCCGATCAGAAATATTCTAAAAACGCTCAGAATAATTTATCGTTCAAGACATTCAACCCAGACATTAACCTGGGCATACAGGCGGAATTGTTTTCATTCAACAGCCAGCCGCGGGTTAATCCTTATCTTTTCGGCGGCTTAGGTTTTACATTATTAAATCCAAAAGCCAAAATTGACGGCGAGTGGGTTAATCTCGCGCCCCTCACTACCGAAGGCGTAAAATACAAGCGCTTACCATTGGTTTTCACAGCCGGAATCGGAGTTTCTATCAAAACGACGGAGCGGTTGAGCCTCGGCTTGGAGCTTTGCAACAACTTCATTAATTCAGACTATCTTGACGACGTCAGCACAGTTTATCCCAATCCCGATCATTTGCCGAGCGACTTAGCCCGAAGATTATCCGACCGCTCGCCAGAAATCGGCCTAGATCCGCGTCAACCGGGCTGGAACCGCGGAAGTGCCAAAAACAAAGACAGTTATTTATTCTTACAGGTGCGCGGCACTTATTCCATTGGCAACAGAATGCAGGCCAAGGAGCGCAGGAAAACCCGTTGTCCCAAATTTTAA
- a CDS encoding DUF4290 domain-containing protein: MEDRTKRNLYAHILVELMRQIHPNMRDNQDYTNKLWDDLYIISGFELDVDSPFPPPSPEALGKKPLTVGYNQQNLMYRHYGRNIDLLLEKAINTESKEDKLAFVSYIFRLMRSFFNTWNKDNPEDHVLLGQLEQLSKGQLKEEIDYIRANGPIEAAPKDRNNSSQERNRGNSHQGQGNGAGGFKAQSGHNAERQGGNNNQGNSNRNRPNNKFSGRNNSGNNNNNNNRNNRKKPGI; encoded by the coding sequence ATGGAAGATCGGACAAAACGCAACCTTTATGCGCACATTCTGGTTGAGCTCATGCGTCAGATCCATCCGAACATGAGGGATAACCAGGATTACACCAATAAACTGTGGGATGACCTGTACATTATTTCCGGATTTGAATTGGACGTTGACAGTCCATTTCCCCCGCCTTCACCCGAAGCATTAGGTAAAAAACCTTTAACAGTTGGCTATAACCAGCAAAATCTAATGTATCGCCATTACGGCCGAAACATTGACCTGCTGCTTGAAAAAGCCATAAATACGGAGAGTAAAGAAGATAAACTGGCTTTTGTCTCGTATATTTTCCGCCTCATGCGCTCCTTTTTCAACACCTGGAATAAGGACAATCCGGAAGATCACGTTTTATTGGGCCAGCTGGAACAACTTAGCAAAGGCCAGCTAAAAGAAGAAATCGATTATATCCGTGCTAACGGGCCTATTGAGGCAGCACCGAAAGACCGCAACAATAGCAGTCAGGAGCGCAACCGCGGAAACAGCCATCAAGGCCAGGGCAACGGCGCCGGAGGCTTCAAAGCCCAGTCGGGCCACAATGCGGAACGGCAGGGAGGGAACAACAACCAGGGCAACTCCAACCGAAACAGGCCCAATAACAAGTTCTCGGGCCGGAACAACAGCGGTAACAACAACAATAATAACAACCGGAATAACCGTAAAAAACCTGGAATCTAA
- a CDS encoding dihydrofolate reductase, with product MATQTQLYIIAAMSENRVIGKNNSLPWHLPDEWKHFRKVTDGKAFITGRKSFEAPDALHSTYKNVILSSSQPDTSVTDKVYAKDISSALALLSGEDAVFVLGGASVFLEMLPLAQKLYLTIVHAQVEGDAFFPVVNQDDWDLISSEFHEKDEQHAYSFSMNIYERKNTG from the coding sequence TTGGCAACACAAACTCAGCTTTATATCATCGCCGCCATGAGCGAAAACCGGGTCATCGGAAAGAACAACAGCTTACCCTGGCACCTGCCGGACGAGTGGAAACATTTCCGGAAAGTGACGGATGGGAAAGCTTTTATAACGGGCCGTAAAAGTTTTGAAGCCCCTGATGCGCTGCATTCCACTTATAAAAACGTGATCCTGTCTTCCAGCCAGCCAGATACAAGTGTGACTGATAAGGTGTATGCAAAAGATATTTCTTCTGCACTGGCGTTACTTTCTGGCGAAGACGCCGTATTTGTATTGGGCGGGGCTTCTGTTTTTTTGGAAATGCTGCCGCTCGCGCAAAAACTATATCTAACCATTGTACACGCACAGGTTGAGGGCGACGCATTTTTTCCGGTTGTGAACCAAGATGATTGGGATCTGATTAGTTCTGAATTTCATGAAAAAGACGAGCAGCATGCTTATTCCTTTTCGATGAATATTTACGAAAGAAAAAACACCGGTTAA
- the porU2 gene encoding putative type IX secretion system sortase PorU2, with the protein MNKFFKHTLFLLFWIVQPASLLAQKPFGNEWIVASQTYLRIPVVENGFHKITNAELLQAGFPLDSSQSAAFQMFRRGKEVPIHVSTDEQNNIEIIFQGQRNDGALDSALYIKPNSIPHPHYSLYSDTSAFFLTHNAVGIPGKRVNFNVLTQDSLDYRLAEVEKLFLSHYAPGKFYPPESGFNDGSALSGYDLGEGWTGPEIKNDVAYSFSFNINNACLDKFSKAKIELVLVGRSAGNHAFALWSSDQSGLKRKISTFNFTDFESIICKAFLDSADVTSKSEFRLTLVPAENEGSFSLSYAKLHYPQRILNEDFAPIKPTNILKPRLVKFTDIDPQRFNYLIITQPAVRVSVANADPVEAYAAYRASKQGGGFKPLILHSEDIYDQFNYGEPGPAGIRNLISRIAEAGNLKFVFLIGRSVDPQTVRKSVDARTLDMVPNAGWPGSDIALVMGTDSASGLNPIVPIGRLNALNSQHVYDYLLKVKAVESEPPTAKWRRNILHLSGGRTTGEIAVFLDYVKSFEQKLAHSTLAAHFETISKQTSDPVEKIPAHIPVNKGVGLITLFGHSSLDVTDMDIGLASDSEANINNHPRYPAIIVNGCAAGSIFYSTKTLSSDWILTPNKGAVLFLAHTFNGLSTDLKHYTDSFYEVLGDSNFTHQAFGIIQNEAIRRNLIKQKNITALITAQQMVLHGDPAIRIFPKDSTLIADTTTATLPDITAIHISPNPSNEWFRFSIEFGPLPSPEKVSLLVYDLWGRKVDEILFSAHYGKNEWFWHPKNLPSGVYIYKLKLDLGNRTISPAAQNALQGKLIWLH; encoded by the coding sequence ATGAACAAATTTTTCAAACACACGTTATTTCTTTTGTTCTGGATAGTGCAACCGGCATCACTATTAGCTCAAAAACCGTTCGGCAACGAATGGATCGTTGCTTCTCAGACTTATCTGCGCATTCCGGTTGTTGAAAACGGTTTTCACAAAATTACCAATGCAGAGCTTTTGCAAGCCGGCTTTCCTCTGGATAGCAGCCAGTCCGCCGCATTTCAAATGTTCCGACGCGGAAAAGAAGTTCCTATTCATGTAAGCACCGACGAGCAGAATAATATTGAGATCATTTTTCAGGGACAAAGGAACGATGGCGCATTGGATAGTGCGCTTTACATTAAACCCAATTCTATTCCCCATCCACACTACAGCCTCTATTCCGACACCAGCGCATTTTTCTTAACACATAATGCTGTAGGCATTCCGGGTAAGCGAGTGAATTTCAATGTTCTAACGCAGGATTCGCTTGATTATCGCCTTGCCGAAGTGGAGAAACTCTTTCTATCGCATTATGCGCCCGGAAAGTTTTATCCGCCGGAAAGCGGCTTTAATGATGGCTCAGCGCTTTCTGGCTACGACTTGGGTGAAGGCTGGACAGGCCCTGAGATCAAAAACGATGTTGCCTATTCCTTTTCATTCAATATTAACAATGCCTGTCTTGACAAATTTTCAAAAGCTAAAATAGAGCTCGTTCTGGTTGGAAGATCGGCTGGCAACCATGCTTTTGCGCTTTGGTCGTCTGATCAGTCAGGTTTGAAGAGAAAAATCAGCACATTCAATTTTACAGATTTTGAATCCATAATATGCAAAGCGTTTCTGGATTCAGCGGACGTCACGAGTAAAAGTGAATTTAGGCTCACGTTGGTCCCAGCCGAAAATGAGGGCTCTTTTTCTTTGTCTTATGCTAAGCTGCACTATCCGCAAAGGATCTTAAATGAGGATTTCGCACCAATCAAACCAACGAACATTCTCAAACCGCGGCTGGTCAAATTTACAGACATTGACCCACAAAGATTTAACTATTTAATCATTACACAACCGGCTGTTCGGGTCTCTGTTGCCAATGCTGATCCTGTTGAGGCTTACGCTGCTTATCGCGCTTCTAAGCAGGGCGGCGGTTTCAAACCGCTGATTTTGCATAGCGAGGACATTTATGATCAGTTTAATTACGGTGAGCCAGGGCCGGCGGGGATCAGGAATTTGATTTCCCGGATCGCAGAAGCCGGAAATTTGAAATTTGTGTTCTTAATCGGCCGATCTGTTGACCCGCAAACCGTGAGAAAATCGGTTGATGCGCGGACATTGGATATGGTTCCTAATGCTGGCTGGCCGGGATCGGACATTGCGCTGGTGATGGGAACGGACTCTGCATCCGGCTTGAACCCGATTGTGCCTATTGGACGGCTGAATGCATTGAATTCGCAACATGTCTATGATTATTTGCTGAAAGTTAAGGCCGTAGAATCGGAACCGCCAACGGCAAAGTGGCGGAGAAATATTCTTCATCTGAGCGGAGGACGAACCACTGGTGAGATCGCCGTTTTCTTGGATTATGTAAAATCTTTTGAGCAAAAATTGGCGCATTCAACATTAGCAGCCCATTTTGAAACAATATCAAAGCAGACCAGCGATCCGGTTGAAAAGATTCCGGCGCACATTCCCGTTAACAAGGGTGTCGGACTGATTACATTGTTTGGGCATTCGAGCCTGGACGTGACGGACATGGATATCGGGTTAGCCAGTGATTCCGAAGCCAACATCAACAATCATCCGCGCTATCCGGCAATCATTGTCAATGGCTGTGCGGCGGGAAGCATTTTCTACTCTACAAAAACGCTGAGCAGCGACTGGATCCTTACGCCGAACAAAGGCGCTGTGCTGTTTCTGGCACATACATTCAATGGCTTATCAACTGATCTAAAACATTATACAGATAGCTTTTACGAAGTTCTGGGCGATTCTAATTTTACTCATCAGGCATTTGGTATCATACAAAATGAAGCCATCCGCAGGAATTTAATTAAACAAAAAAACATAACGGCCCTCATCACTGCCCAGCAAATGGTTCTTCACGGCGATCCTGCGATCCGTATTTTTCCAAAAGATTCAACATTAATTGCTGACACAACAACAGCCACATTACCGGACATTACAGCCATACATATTTCGCCAAATCCTTCCAATGAATGGTTCCGGTTTTCTATCGAATTCGGACCATTGCCATCTCCTGAAAAAGTGAGTTTGCTCGTTTATGATTTGTGGGGAAGAAAAGTGGACGAAATCTTGTTCTCAGCACATTATGGAAAAAACGAATGGTTTTGGCATCCCAAAAACCTGCCGTCCGGCGTTTATATATACAAACTGAAATTGGATCTTGGAAACAGAACAATTTCACCGGCGGCCCAAAACGCCCTGCAAGGAAAATTGATTTGGCTCCATTAA
- a CDS encoding acyl-CoA thioesterase, with protein sequence MLKPKHPHQSEVTMTEMVLPNDTNTLNNLMGGRLLHWMDICAAIAAQKHSNRIVVTASVDNVSFSEPIKLGNIVTMQAKVTRAFNSSMEVFLEVWAEDIPAGHRVSTNRAFYTFVAVDQNGRPIEVPPLEPETPEEHDLYLSALRRRQLRLVLAGRMNPADATELKALFQVT encoded by the coding sequence ATGTTAAAGCCTAAACACCCTCATCAGTCGGAGGTTACCATGACCGAAATGGTGCTTCCCAATGATACGAATACATTGAATAATCTGATGGGAGGCAGGCTTTTGCATTGGATGGACATTTGTGCCGCCATTGCCGCGCAGAAGCATTCTAACCGCATTGTAGTAACCGCTTCGGTGGATAATGTGTCTTTTAGTGAGCCGATTAAGCTGGGTAACATTGTGACCATGCAAGCCAAAGTAACCCGCGCATTTAACTCTTCTATGGAAGTTTTTCTGGAAGTTTGGGCCGAGGATATTCCTGCCGGGCACCGTGTGAGCACAAACCGCGCGTTTTACACATTCGTTGCTGTGGATCAAAACGGCCGCCCTATCGAAGTGCCGCCGCTCGAACCTGAAACGCCCGAAGAACATGATTTGTATTTAAGCGCACTTCGCCGGCGCCAGCTGCGCCTCGTCCTGGCCGGTCGCATGAATCCTGCGGATGCCACCGAATTGAAAGCGCTTTTTCAGGTAACATAA
- a CDS encoding PspC domain-containing protein: protein MKKTISINIGGIIFHIEEDGYEKLKGYLSSIQKYFSSFADSKEILSDIEGRIAERFLNKQKAEAKQVISLSDVDELIAAMGTVADFEAIEQAEDILADPLESAASKGYAPREETYSSASSSSSSSYSAPKTEPAPFAAPKKLYRDLKRKLLGGVAAGLAHYFTIDPLWVRLAFLFFVIGLPAGSGMMNLNMEDEFGPFSGFMVLVYIAMWVAFPGSTTLEEDTKIKKFYRDPDRKVVGGVAAGVASYFGVDLGVVRFLWVLSILLFGTGVLVYIILWVIAPVANTLTEKMEMQGEPITLSNIESNIKHGLNLDEKTGEEHIVTKIFLFPFRAIALVIGALGRMLKGLGPIIRILIGAFLVATAVMGLLGLIIAGGVALGVTSSAAFDNLPLPFLIFQELPSVLILSGFLVSAIPLVTFLLLGLTLISNKRIVGGSVWLTLLGLWIVGIIGATIGGISYQRNFAKRGEVVQSVSYPAPSGTLTLDYNYINDEENVDVGIRLVGYTATSDSIRLDKTLYARGRSRQDAEKNASELAYDIDVKDSVFIFKEGPILAGHGPFRDQRIDLALHIPFNKPFVMKRDFYFTMNRWDQKTTDRYDLDNDEVDFNTLKWEMRQDSGLICVNLPAKFLKSDTEENNENAGYSFDYEDNSDLELGERGNYSKQFPVGDFNKIDIGGAYSIIIRQGNEYNVTADSEEPADVDDLKVYVENGTLRVTRNKEFSLFDSDKWKRIGLVITMPKIENLSLSGANKTLVSGFTGLGKLAVDISGASKSEINVEADQLEVSISGASKATLKGSARSVNLDASGACKLDAVGLNIQTADVDASGASKVELGRIPSIRRHTSGASKINVQE, encoded by the coding sequence ATGAAAAAGACAATCAGCATAAATATAGGCGGCATCATCTTCCATATCGAGGAAGATGGGTATGAAAAACTGAAAGGCTACCTTTCTTCCATCCAGAAATACTTCTCGTCTTTTGCAGACAGCAAAGAGATTTTATCGGACATTGAAGGAAGGATCGCAGAGCGGTTTTTGAACAAACAAAAAGCAGAAGCTAAGCAGGTTATCTCCCTTTCCGACGTAGACGAGCTGATCGCTGCCATGGGAACGGTTGCTGATTTTGAAGCCATCGAACAGGCGGAAGACATCCTTGCCGATCCATTGGAATCTGCCGCTTCAAAAGGTTATGCACCAAGGGAAGAAACGTATTCATCCGCTTCATCTTCCTCATCATCGTCATATAGCGCCCCTAAAACAGAACCTGCGCCATTCGCTGCCCCGAAAAAACTTTACAGGGATTTGAAACGCAAGCTTTTGGGCGGTGTTGCGGCCGGACTTGCACATTACTTTACGATTGATCCGCTTTGGGTAAGGCTCGCATTTTTGTTTTTTGTCATTGGCTTACCGGCAGGTTCGGGAATGATGAATCTGAATATGGAAGATGAATTCGGACCGTTTTCTGGATTTATGGTGCTGGTTTACATTGCGATGTGGGTTGCTTTTCCAGGTTCTACTACTTTGGAAGAAGATACAAAAATCAAAAAGTTCTACCGCGATCCGGACCGCAAAGTGGTGGGTGGTGTTGCGGCCGGTGTAGCATCTTATTTTGGTGTGGATCTGGGCGTTGTGCGGTTTCTTTGGGTGTTGTCGATCCTGCTTTTCGGAACTGGTGTACTGGTTTATATCATTCTTTGGGTCATTGCCCCGGTTGCCAATACACTAACCGAGAAAATGGAAATGCAGGGCGAGCCTATCACTTTATCCAACATTGAATCCAACATTAAACATGGCTTAAACCTCGACGAAAAAACAGGTGAGGAACATATCGTAACAAAGATTTTCCTTTTTCCCTTTCGTGCAATCGCATTGGTAATCGGTGCATTGGGAAGGATGTTGAAAGGATTGGGGCCTATTATCCGGATTCTGATCGGTGCATTCCTGGTGGCAACGGCGGTTATGGGGCTATTAGGGCTGATCATTGCTGGCGGCGTAGCTTTGGGCGTGACGAGTTCCGCAGCATTTGACAATTTGCCGCTTCCCTTCCTGATTTTTCAAGAATTACCAAGCGTTCTGATTCTGTCGGGATTTCTTGTGTCAGCCATTCCATTGGTTACGTTCCTTTTACTAGGTCTGACGCTTATTTCTAACAAAAGAATTGTCGGAGGCTCAGTTTGGCTGACATTGCTTGGCCTTTGGATTGTTGGAATTATCGGGGCTACGATTGGTGGGATTTCTTACCAGAGAAATTTTGCAAAAAGAGGTGAAGTGGTTCAATCCGTATCTTATCCAGCACCCTCCGGAACGCTCACACTTGATTACAACTATATTAATGATGAGGAAAATGTGGATGTTGGTATCCGTCTGGTTGGATATACGGCAACTTCGGACAGTATCAGGTTGGATAAAACATTATATGCAAGGGGTCGCAGCCGCCAGGATGCGGAGAAGAATGCAAGCGAGTTAGCGTATGATATAGATGTGAAGGATTCTGTGTTTATTTTTAAAGAAGGTCCCATATTGGCAGGACATGGCCCGTTTCGGGATCAGCGGATCGATCTTGCGCTGCATATTCCATTTAACAAACCATTTGTTATGAAGCGCGATTTCTACTTTACCATGAATCGCTGGGATCAGAAAACGACAGACCGCTATGACCTTGATAACGATGAAGTTGATTTCAACACATTGAAATGGGAAATGCGTCAGGATTCAGGGTTGATTTGTGTGAATTTGCCTGCTAAGTTCCTGAAAAGCGATACGGAGGAGAATAATGAAAATGCCGGCTACTCATTTGATTATGAGGATAACAGCGATCTTGAACTCGGCGAGCGCGGCAATTACAGCAAGCAGTTTCCAGTAGGGGATTTTAATAAAATAGACATAGGCGGCGCTTATTCGATCATTATCCGCCAGGGAAATGAGTACAATGTGACAGCAGACAGCGAAGAGCCGGCAGACGTGGATGACCTTAAAGTGTATGTGGAAAACGGCACATTGCGTGTCACCAGAAATAAGGAATTCAGTCTTTTTGATTCTGATAAATGGAAAAGGATCGGCCTGGTGATCACGATGCCGAAGATCGAAAACTTGTCTCTTTCAGGCGCTAACAAAACTTTGGTAAGCGGCTTTACAGGTCTGGGCAAATTGGCAGTGGACATATCCGGCGCTTCGAAATCGGAAATTAATGTTGAGGCGGATCAATTGGAAGTGAGTATTTCAGGTGCTTCCAAAGCAACATTAAAAGGATCTGCGCGGTCGGTAAATCTGGATGCATCCGGCGCCTGCAAGCTGGATGCCGTGGGACTGAACATTCAGACCGCCGATGTGGACGCTTCCGGCGCTTCCAAAGTGGAGTTGGGAAGAATTCCAAGTATCAGACGTCACACGAGTGGCGCCAGCAAGATTAATGTTCAGGAATAG
- a CDS encoding PadR family transcriptional regulator — MNIENAQVQMRKGILEFCILHIISRGEVYASDMLDELTSARIMVVEGTLYPLLTRLKNSGWLDYKWVESSSGPPRKYYVLTDEGKIFLDAMQATWFELAESVQTVIHRTEELSKTASSNLPEPN, encoded by the coding sequence ATGAATATTGAAAATGCCCAAGTGCAGATGCGGAAGGGAATTTTGGAATTCTGCATCCTGCACATCATATCCCGGGGCGAAGTATACGCTTCGGATATGTTGGATGAGCTGACTTCTGCACGCATTATGGTTGTGGAAGGCACGCTTTATCCGCTTCTTACCAGGTTAAAAAATTCTGGCTGGCTGGATTATAAATGGGTGGAGTCCTCCTCGGGCCCGCCAAGAAAATATTATGTTTTGACTGATGAGGGGAAAATATTCCTGGATGCAATGCAAGCCACCTGGTTTGAACTGGCGGAGTCTGTGCAAACTGTTATTCACCGCACAGAGGAATTGAGCAAAACGGCCTCTTCCAATCTTCCCGAACCTAACTGA
- the gltX gene encoding glutamate--tRNA ligase, with amino-acid sequence MNNKPVRVRFAPSPTGPLHAGGVRTALYNYLFARQQGGQMLLRIEDTDQNRYVPGAEEYILEALEWLGVTIDEGPQQGGPHAPYRQSERKEMYREYAERLVAEGKAYYAFDTADELDAMRKRLEAAKVAAAQYNAITRMEMTNSLTLSAEETKSRLEGGEAYVIRMKISPKEDIRFNDLIRGWVVVHSSQIDDKVLLKSDGMPTYHLANIVDDHLMGITHVIRGEEWLPSAPLHVLLYRYLGWESTMPQFAHLPLLLKPDGNGKLSKRDADLGGFPIFPLEWTDPNTGDKAKGFREEGYFADATANFLALLGWNAGTEQELFNMEELIAAFSFERVHKAGARFDIQKANWFNQQYLKNLDDATLIEQAKPLFAAQQIHVDDHQIAQIVFLLKDRVHFVKEIVSESSFLFHTPETYDQELVLKKWDEQAVNAISGFKDALIAFDGEFTAHNIKESLSATMESLGIKMGKIMQALRLALTGEGHGPDLMVTMEILGKDEVVKRLDNALTRLPAQIRLA; translated from the coding sequence ATGAATAATAAACCTGTCCGGGTAAGATTTGCCCCCAGCCCGACCGGCCCGCTGCATGCAGGCGGCGTCCGCACTGCCTTGTATAACTATCTGTTTGCACGCCAGCAGGGTGGCCAAATGTTGCTTCGCATTGAAGATACAGACCAGAACCGTTACGTTCCCGGCGCGGAAGAATATATTTTGGAAGCATTGGAATGGCTAGGCGTCACCATAGACGAAGGCCCGCAGCAAGGCGGTCCGCACGCGCCTTACCGCCAGTCGGAAAGAAAAGAAATGTATCGCGAATATGCCGAAAGACTTGTTGCTGAGGGAAAGGCTTATTATGCTTTTGACACAGCCGACGAACTGGACGCGATGCGCAAACGCCTCGAAGCTGCCAAAGTTGCGGCGGCACAATACAATGCGATCACGCGGATGGAAATGACCAATTCGCTGACATTATCGGCGGAAGAAACGAAATCCAGACTGGAAGGCGGTGAAGCGTATGTAATCCGGATGAAGATCAGCCCAAAGGAAGATATTCGTTTCAATGACCTGATCCGCGGCTGGGTCGTGGTGCATTCCTCGCAGATCGACGATAAAGTGCTTTTGAAATCCGACGGTATGCCGACCTACCATTTGGCCAACATTGTGGACGACCATTTGATGGGCATTACGCACGTGATCCGCGGTGAGGAATGGCTTCCATCGGCACCGTTGCACGTTTTACTTTACAGATATTTAGGCTGGGAAAGCACCATGCCGCAGTTTGCGCACCTTCCGCTTTTGCTGAAACCAGACGGAAATGGCAAGTTATCCAAACGCGATGCGGATCTGGGCGGCTTCCCGATTTTCCCCCTCGAATGGACCGATCCGAACACAGGCGACAAGGCCAAAGGTTTCCGGGAAGAAGGTTACTTCGCTGACGCAACGGCCAATTTCCTTGCCTTACTAGGCTGGAATGCAGGAACCGAGCAGGAGCTTTTCAACATGGAGGAGCTAATTGCCGCATTCAGTTTTGAGCGCGTGCATAAGGCCGGGGCAAGATTTGACATTCAAAAAGCAAACTGGTTCAACCAGCAATATCTTAAAAACCTGGACGATGCAACGCTTATCGAGCAGGCAAAACCGCTTTTTGCTGCTCAGCAGATCCATGTTGACGATCATCAAATTGCGCAAATCGTCTTCTTGCTGAAAGACCGCGTGCATTTCGTGAAGGAGATTGTGAGCGAATCCAGCTTTTTATTCCATACGCCCGAAACTTACGATCAGGAATTGGTTTTGAAAAAATGGGATGAGCAGGCAGTGAATGCGATTTCCGGATTTAAAGATGCTCTGATCGCGTTTGACGGTGAATTTACGGCGCATAACATTAAAGAAAGCCTGTCGGCAACGATGGAATCCCTTGGTATAAAAATGGGCAAAATCATGCAGGCGCTCCGTCTCGCGCTCACGGGTGAAGGCCACGGACCTGACCTGATGGTGACCATGGAAATTTTGGGAAAAGACGAAGTCGTAAAACGTCTGGATAATGCCTTAACCCGCTTACCAGCCCAAATTCGCCTGGCATAA
- a CDS encoding Rid family detoxifying hydrolase, with amino-acid sequence MPKEIIFSDKAPAPIGPYSQAVKINGTLYVSGQIAAELAQSGDIKAEAGIVMQNIGHILGAAKLGFQNVVKSTIFLKDMNDFAAVNEVYGSFFTKEPPARETVQVARLPKDVNVEISVIAVE; translated from the coding sequence ATGCCAAAAGAGATCATATTTTCAGATAAAGCGCCTGCTCCGATCGGACCTTACAGCCAGGCCGTCAAAATAAACGGGACCCTTTACGTTTCAGGACAAATTGCCGCCGAGCTTGCCCAGTCGGGTGATATTAAGGCCGAGGCAGGAATCGTGATGCAGAACATTGGTCACATTCTCGGCGCAGCCAAGCTAGGTTTCCAGAATGTGGTGAAATCGACGATTTTCCTGAAAGATATGAACGACTTTGCGGCCGTAAATGAGGTTTATGGCAGCTTTTTTACCAAAGAACCGCCTGCGCGCGAAACCGTGCAGGTTGCGCGTCTGCCAAAAGACGTGAATGTTGAAATATCCGTTATTGCCGTCGAATAG
- a CDS encoding head GIN domain-containing protein: MKKIPLFSVAALLMLFLTLTTSAQETRNFNLSGFDKVSMGSAFRIELKQGSKYSISTTGRSEDLQDLEATVKGDVLHLGYKGNNWNKNRKTVNVNITMPALEGVDFSGACKAHVAPFTGVGNMDVEVSGASQVNMEMSAPKLTFDLSGASSLVLVGKGDVLSGEVSGASSFKGRDFAARTVNIDASGASSAAVMASNAVHADASGASSIRYSGTAKDIHSSSSGASSVKRD, encoded by the coding sequence ATGAAAAAGATCCCTTTATTTTCAGTTGCAGCATTATTAATGCTCTTTTTAACATTGACCACCAGCGCACAGGAAACACGTAATTTTAACTTATCCGGTTTTGATAAAGTTTCTATGGGCAGCGCATTCCGGATTGAGCTAAAACAAGGAAGCAAATACAGTATTTCCACCACCGGCCGCTCCGAGGATCTGCAAGATCTGGAAGCAACGGTGAAAGGGGATGTGCTTCATTTGGGTTACAAAGGCAATAACTGGAATAAAAACAGGAAGACGGTCAATGTAAACATTACAATGCCTGCTTTGGAAGGGGTTGATTTTTCAGGTGCTTGTAAGGCTCATGTGGCTCCTTTTACGGGTGTAGGAAATATGGATGTAGAGGTTTCCGGTGCGTCGCAGGTCAATATGGAGATGTCGGCGCCGAAGTTAACGTTCGATCTATCCGGTGCTTCTTCCCTTGTCCTGGTTGGGAAAGGTGATGTTTTAAGCGGAGAAGTTTCGGGCGCTTCGTCGTTCAAAGGCCGTGATTTTGCTGCCAGAACGGTGAATATTGATGCATCCGGAGCCAGCAGCGCGGCGGTTATGGCGAGCAATGCGGTGCATGCAGATGCGAGTGGCGCGAGCAGCATCCGTTATTCCGGAACGGCGAAAGACATTCATTCCAGCTCTTCCGGCGCGAGTTCGGTAAAAAGAGATTAG